In the genome of Triticum urartu cultivar G1812 chromosome 5, Tu2.1, whole genome shotgun sequence, one region contains:
- the LOC125510703 gene encoding BTB/POZ domain-containing protein At3g50780 has translation MADFKVGSLDARATKFRTVPIAVTPEGFWCCPSQTVLQKTVKNQNQQTRPKVGASPPASKASSVQRAPTISSERRTHSTPTRSRANSDEQRCPAAADNATSNPPKAASERPPKQHKISVGFGQIEMSDLRVVLYGKDGVAVKMSVHKNILAENSTFFADKLSRQSPVSSIEVPDCEDVEIYVETVGLMYCNDVKQRLIKQSVPRVLRILKVAEHLGFRACVLSCLNYLEAVPWAGEEEENVVSSVRHLQTEDYGVTPILKRVCSDLTSPPNDTFVRIIELVLKSSDDRGRREMKSLVLKLLKESSSSCASSSADLCVETLYSYCQNCLESLLTLFQQASDSDFSEQSLELKEPVLRQITLEADNLLWLTEILAGRNAAEEFAGLWSNQRELAGLHSKLPTKSRHLVSCVTARLFVAIGKGEMLPSKDTRQLLLDVWLQPLMDDYNWLQHGCRSFDRTVVEEGIGSTILTLPLEDQQTILLSWLGSFLKVGNSCPNLQKAFEVWWRRTFVRPYVEQQGSRSQSGRS, from the exons ATGGCAGACTTCAAGGTTGGAAGCCTTGATGCCCGAGCAACAAAGTTCAGAACCGTCCCAATTGCTGTTACCCCGGAAGGGTTCTGGTGCTGCCCATCACAGACCGTGCTCCAGAAGACAGTGAAGAACCAAAACCAGCAGACAAGGCCTAAAGTGGGTGCATCCCCTCCTGCATCAAAGGCCTCCTCGGTCCAGAGGGCGCCAACTATCTCGTCGGAGAGGAGAACACATTCGACTCCAACAAGGTCCAGAGCTAATTCAGACGAGCAAAGATGCCCGGCGGCGGCGGACAATGCCACGTCCAATCCACCGAAGGCGGCGAGCGAGAGGCCACCGAAGCAGCATAAGATATCTGTTGGGTTTGGTCAGATTGAGATGAGTGACTTGAGAGTTGTGCTGTATGGCAAGGATGGTGTTGCTGTAAAGATGAGTGTGCACAAGAACATCCTTGCTGAAAATAGCACCTTCTTTGCCGATAAGCTGTCAAGGCAATCTCCAGTGTCCAGCATAGAAGTGCCTGATTGTGAAGATGTGGAGATTTATGTTGAGACTGTTGGCTTGATGTACTGCAATGATGTCAAGCAGAGGTTGATCAAGCAAAGTGTTCCACGCGTACTTCGGATCTTGAAG GTTGCAGAACATTTGGGTTTCCGAGCATGTGTTCTGTCATGCTTGAATTACTTGGAAGCGGTCCCTTGGGCCGGGGAAGAAGAGGAGAATGTGGTCTCATCTGTTCGGCATCTTCAGACCGAGGATTACGGTGTCACCCCAATACTGAAGAGGGTATGCTCTGACCTAACGAGCCCACCAAATGACACGTTTGTGCGTATCATAGAACTAGTTTTGAAAAGCAGTGATGACAGAGGGAGGCGCGAGATGAAGTCCTTGGTGCTCAAGCTTCTCAaggagagcagcagcagctgtGCCAGTAGCTCTGCTGACCTATGTGTTGAGACCCTCTACAGCTATTGCCAGAATTGCCTGGAGTCTCTGCTGACCCTGTTTCAACAAGCATCTGACAGTGATTTCTCTGAGCAGTCTTTGGAGCTTAAGGAACCGGTTCTTCGGCAGATTACTCTCGAAGCGGATAATCTGTTATGGTTAACCGAGATTTTGGCTGGCAGGAATGCTGCAGAAGAATTTGCAGGCTTGTGGTCTAACCAACGTGAGCTGGCTGGGCTTCATTCCAAGCTACCGACCAAGTCGCGCCACCTTGTGAGCTGCGTCACTGCCAGGCTCTTTGTGGCGATTGGGAAAGGCGAAATGCTCCCGTCCAAGGACACCAGGCAGCTCCTCCTGGATGTCTGGCTGCAGCCTCTCATGGATGACTACAACTGGCTGCAGCACGGTTGCAGGTCGTTCGACCGGACCGTCGTCGAGGAAGGGATCGGGTCGACCATCCTGACGCTGCCGCTGGAGGATCAGCAGACGATACTGCTCTCGTGGCTCGGGAGCTTCCTCAAGGTTGGGAACAGCTGCCCCAACCTGCAGAAGGCCTTTGAGGTGTGGTGGAGGAGGACCTTTGTGCGGCCTTACGTCGAACAGCAGGGGAGCCGGTCGCAGTCGGGTCGGAGTTGA